A window of the Roseovarius sp. S88 genome harbors these coding sequences:
- the mobB gene encoding molybdopterin-guanine dinucleotide biosynthesis protein B — protein MKVYGVVGWKNAGKTGLMERLVAEITGRGYSVSTVKHAHHSFDVDHEGKDSHRHRVAGATEVLLASRNRFALMHELRDEDEPTLEFLLTKIAPVDLILIEGYKRDVHPKVEAHRQEPGNPLIAPDDPTIRAVASDVDLDLDRPVFDLDDTRAIADFILRDVGLDASGP, from the coding sequence ATGAAGGTTTACGGCGTTGTGGGGTGGAAGAACGCGGGCAAAACTGGATTGATGGAGCGGCTTGTGGCCGAGATCACCGGGCGGGGCTATTCGGTGTCGACAGTCAAGCACGCGCATCATTCCTTTGACGTGGACCATGAGGGCAAAGACAGCCATCGCCACCGCGTGGCGGGTGCGACCGAGGTGCTGCTGGCCTCGCGCAATCGCTTCGCGCTTATGCATGAACTGCGGGACGAGGACGAGCCGACGCTTGAGTTTCTACTAACAAAGATCGCGCCGGTCGATTTGATCCTGATCGAAGGGTATAAGCGCGACGTTCACCCCAAGGTCGAAGCGCATCGTCAAGAGCCGGGCAATCCGCTTATTGCGCCCGATGACCCAACCATTCGGGCGGTGGCCAGTGATGTTGACCTTGATCTGGATCGCCCGGTTTTCGATCTGGATGACACACGCGCCATTGCGGATTTCATTCTGCGCGATGTGGGTCTGGATGCGAGCGGGCCGTGA
- the fdhD gene encoding formate dehydrogenase accessory sulfurtransferase FdhD, whose amino-acid sequence MGGTLLAVEDALPDYIIAPDPKAVRLTRAVMGHDHEGQSVEISVVEERPLTIFLNGQEIVTAMTIGDYPDYLALGFLRNQGMLRDGETVTGVDYDEDLETVVVRTDGQTTYEEKLKKKTRTSGCAVGTVFGDMMEGLEGMVLPEVSVRTSDLYQLASKINRTPSLYLEAGAIHGTVLCQGARPLVYMEDVGRHNAVDKIAGWMLSEGVRAEDKLLYTTGRLTSEMVIKTALMGIPVLASRSGFTAWGVEIAREVGLTLIGRMRGKRFVCLSGEERLDRDVNPADVPDEDKKHRRKSAASGA is encoded by the coding sequence ATGGGAGGAACCCTTTTGGCGGTCGAAGACGCGTTGCCGGACTATATCATTGCGCCGGATCCAAAGGCCGTGCGGCTGACGCGTGCGGTGATGGGGCATGATCACGAGGGGCAGTCGGTTGAGATTTCCGTGGTGGAAGAACGCCCTTTGACCATTTTTCTCAATGGCCAGGAAATCGTCACCGCCATGACGATTGGGGATTACCCCGATTACCTTGCGCTTGGGTTTCTACGCAATCAGGGCATGCTGAGGGATGGCGAGACCGTGACAGGGGTGGATTATGACGAAGATCTTGAGACCGTCGTGGTGCGCACGGATGGGCAGACGACCTATGAAGAAAAGCTGAAGAAAAAGACGCGCACCAGTGGCTGTGCGGTGGGGACGGTCTTTGGCGATATGATGGAGGGGCTTGAGGGGATGGTTCTGCCCGAGGTTTCGGTGCGAACGTCGGACCTCTATCAGCTTGCCTCCAAGATCAACCGCACGCCGTCGCTTTATCTTGAGGCGGGCGCGATTCACGGCACGGTGCTCTGTCAGGGTGCGCGACCGCTGGTCTATATGGAGGATGTGGGGCGGCATAATGCGGTGGACAAGATTGCCGGCTGGATGCTGTCGGAGGGTGTGAGGGCAGAGGACAAGCTACTCTACACCACCGGGCGGCTCACCTCGGAGATGGTGATCAAGACAGCGCTGATGGGAATCCCCGTGCTGGCCTCGCGCTCGGGGTTCACGGCCTGGGGTGTTGAGATTGCCCGCGAGGTGGGGCTGACGCTGATCGGGCGGATGCGGGGTAAGCGGTTTGTTTGCCTTTCTGGAGAGGAACGGCTGGACCGGGATGTGAATCCTGCAGACGTGCCTGATGAGGATAAGAAGCATCGCCGGAAATCTGCGGCGTCAGGCGCGTGA
- the glp gene encoding gephyrin-like molybdotransferase Glp, whose product MTRFDRVAIVDWSGGNDTGPRPKKDAIWMGCARDGVCEPPRYLRNRTEAEEAIAELIENALKAGDRLCIGFDFPFGYPNGFAEALTGEVDVFAVWDWLEAHVEDTPKANNRFDVAGQINRMFPGVGPFWFNGLRNRDIVHLPRKDTRDGHGMTEWRRAEALAKGAFTCWQVGGAGAVGGQVLTGLPVLNRLRRRFDGQVAVWPLEPLNRPISFIEIWPGLINSVVKEAEAKGGIRDAAQVRLLARAVSRLSADDLDAMLDVDAPEEGWIMGLGHEDKLIAAARGVLQPPPLKDDCFALPAGVDWTPVDEALEMLSQRLHPVVGTRHVPLQDGLGRVLAEDVVARRSNPPEANTAVDGYGFAFDCLGQGDQVLPLVEGRSAAGVPFDGSVPEGFAIRVLTGAELPDGVDTVILEEDVTLGTGEIAFREGIKRGANTRNAGEDVRAGAVILSQGRCLTPADLALASATGIADLSVYEPLKVAVISTGDELVDPGEAARDGQIYDANRPMLLGLAKQFGYQTIDLGRVADDRDALSTALDQAAREADVILTSGGASAGDEDHVSALLNEAGAMAQWRIALKPGRPLALGMWDGTPVFGLPGNPVAALVCTLIFARPAMRVLAGQTWEDPQGFDLPAAFEKTKKPGRREYLRARVRDGQVEVFKSEGSGRISGLSWADGLVELPDGAAKITQGTSVRYIPFGSFD is encoded by the coding sequence GTGACACGGTTTGATCGCGTTGCGATTGTTGATTGGTCTGGTGGGAATGACACCGGACCTCGGCCCAAGAAAGACGCGATCTGGATGGGGTGTGCCCGCGATGGGGTGTGCGAGCCACCGAGATACTTGCGCAATCGGACCGAAGCAGAAGAGGCGATTGCTGAGCTTATTGAGAACGCTTTGAAAGCTGGTGACCGGCTTTGCATCGGATTTGATTTTCCCTTTGGCTATCCCAATGGGTTCGCCGAAGCCCTGACCGGCGAGGTGGATGTCTTTGCCGTTTGGGATTGGCTGGAGGCGCATGTTGAAGACACGCCCAAGGCCAATAATCGGTTCGATGTGGCGGGGCAGATTAACAGGATGTTTCCAGGTGTCGGGCCATTTTGGTTCAACGGGCTGCGCAACCGCGACATCGTGCATTTGCCGCGCAAGGACACGCGCGACGGTCACGGCATGACGGAGTGGCGGCGGGCCGAGGCTCTAGCCAAGGGGGCCTTTACTTGTTGGCAGGTGGGCGGTGCGGGGGCTGTGGGTGGTCAGGTGCTGACCGGGCTGCCGGTGCTCAATCGGTTGCGGCGACGCTTTGACGGACAGGTTGCCGTCTGGCCCCTTGAGCCGCTCAATCGTCCCATCAGCTTTATCGAGATTTGGCCCGGTCTGATCAATTCGGTGGTCAAGGAGGCCGAAGCCAAAGGCGGCATTCGTGATGCAGCGCAGGTGCGCCTGCTGGCGCGTGCGGTGTCACGCTTGTCAGCGGACGATCTCGACGCCATGCTGGATGTGGATGCCCCTGAGGAAGGATGGATCATGGGTCTGGGTCACGAGGACAAGTTGATTGCGGCGGCGCGAGGCGTTTTGCAACCGCCTCCGCTCAAAGATGATTGCTTTGCGCTGCCTGCGGGCGTGGACTGGACTCCTGTGGACGAGGCTCTTGAGATGTTGAGTCAGCGCCTGCATCCGGTTGTCGGGACGCGGCATGTTCCCTTGCAGGACGGGCTGGGTCGGGTGCTGGCCGAAGATGTGGTGGCCCGGCGCTCCAACCCGCCTGAGGCTAACACCGCAGTAGATGGGTATGGGTTTGCGTTTGATTGCCTTGGCCAAGGGGATCAGGTTCTGCCCCTTGTCGAGGGACGCTCGGCGGCAGGGGTGCCTTTCGATGGGTCCGTGCCAGAGGGTTTTGCCATTCGCGTGCTGACCGGGGCTGAACTGCCCGATGGTGTGGACACAGTGATTTTGGAAGAAGACGTCACGCTGGGCACCGGGGAAATTGCGTTTAGAGAAGGTATCAAGCGCGGCGCAAATACGCGCAACGCCGGGGAAGATGTGCGTGCTGGTGCGGTCATCCTGTCGCAAGGTCGCTGCCTGACGCCAGCGGATTTGGCGCTGGCCTCGGCGACGGGGATTGCAGACCTGTCGGTCTATGAACCGCTCAAGGTGGCGGTGATTTCCACCGGGGATGAGCTTGTGGACCCCGGCGAGGCGGCCAGAGATGGTCAGATTTATGATGCCAACAGGCCCATGCTTTTGGGGCTGGCAAAGCAGTTTGGGTATCAGACAATTGATCTTGGACGCGTTGCGGATGATCGCGATGCCTTGAGCACCGCGTTGGACCAAGCGGCGCGTGAGGCAGATGTGATCCTGACCTCCGGCGGAGCGTCAGCGGGGGATGAAGACCACGTGTCGGCCCTGCTTAATGAGGCTGGGGCGATGGCGCAGTGGCGGATTGCGCTGAAACCCGGGCGGCCCCTGGCCCTGGGGATGTGGGACGGCACGCCGGTCTTTGGCCTGCCGGGCAATCCGGTGGCAGCACTTGTCTGCACGTTGATCTTTGCGCGCCCGGCGATGCGGGTTCTGGCGGGGCAAACGTGGGAAGATCCGCAGGGGTTTGACCTGCCAGCGGCGTTTGAGAAAACCAAGAAGCCGGGGCGGCGCGAGTATCTGCGCGCGCGGGTCCGGGACGGTCAGGTCGAGGTGTTCAAATCCGAAGGGTCGGGGCGCATCAGTGGGTTAAGCTGGGCCGATGGTTTGGTCGAATTGCCAGATGGCGCGGCGAAGATCACGCAGGGAACATCCGTACGCTACATTCCGTTCGGCAGTTTCGACTGA
- a CDS encoding aa3-type cytochrome c oxidase subunit IV: MSDHKHGDMDIKVQEKTFNGFIKASAWVAGISIALLLFIAMING, from the coding sequence ATGTCGGATCACAAACACGGCGATATGGACATCAAAGTTCAGGAAAAGACCTTTAACGGGTTTATCAAAGCCTCGGCCTGGGTTGCGGGAATTTCCATTGCGCTGTTGCTGTTCATTGCCATGATTAACGGCTGA
- a CDS encoding ABC transporter ATP-binding protein, translating to MSEPKPTKRQPLYSDADKDNLRWFWRNYLRKHSGKLLIVLGLILVQGLVYQQFLAMTESGLRVIFEAGAMRDLIMVCIVVFLLFTVRGIVSFLAPMITVKISNQAIFEMRRDLIGHLMSLDLAYFERTKSGEIIQKLVTQTQQIGVFVGLGVANAIRDAVTVIVVSGYLIWKNPILFASAVVVLPFIIVVMNFVSDRVKKGQAEAEQALGNYMNGIEETVNGMRTVKISSQEEVEKERLFTGTKSLRHLMNRVQITQALVLPSIDLSSAFVYVLVIGGGGYMVLSPNFDVDGAAIITFLLGMVMVFDPARLLAQFFGALQSNLVLLDRVRALYAETPSINDSPEAKAEFDTKGDITLRNITFSYDPEQPLFDGLNMSFKGGHVSAIVGATGSGKTTILSLLSRLYDVQSGEITFGDTPVRDLQVARLRGAFSVVAQDIVIFNASIWDNIRYVNPDATDEDIWQAAENAEIADLVRRRGDTPVGPKGAQLSGGQKQRIAIARAFLRDAPILLLDEATSALDQATEERIKKALDRLTKDKTTIVVAHRLSSIAHADSIFVLESGQLVEQGKHEDLLAQKGLYAQLYQAQKKGYDEK from the coding sequence ATGAGCGAGCCCAAACCCACCAAGCGCCAGCCGCTCTATTCAGACGCGGACAAGGACAACTTGCGCTGGTTCTGGCGAAATTACCTGCGCAAACACTCAGGCAAACTCCTGATTGTTCTGGGGCTTATCCTCGTTCAGGGGCTTGTCTATCAACAATTCCTCGCCATGACCGAAAGCGGCCTTCGCGTGATCTTTGAGGCTGGTGCCATGCGCGACCTGATCATGGTCTGCATCGTTGTGTTCCTGCTCTTCACCGTGCGCGGCATCGTTTCGTTCCTGGCCCCGATGATCACCGTAAAAATCTCGAACCAGGCGATTTTTGAGATGCGCCGCGATCTGATCGGACACTTGATGTCCCTAGATCTTGCCTATTTTGAGCGCACCAAGTCCGGCGAAATCATCCAGAAACTCGTCACCCAAACCCAGCAGATCGGCGTCTTTGTCGGCCTCGGTGTCGCCAACGCCATTCGCGATGCCGTCACGGTGATCGTCGTTTCGGGCTATCTGATCTGGAAAAACCCCATCCTCTTTGCCTCGGCAGTCGTTGTTCTGCCCTTCATCATCGTGGTGATGAATTTCGTCTCTGACCGCGTCAAGAAAGGCCAGGCCGAAGCGGAACAGGCCCTTGGCAATTACATGAATGGGATTGAGGAGACGGTGAACGGGATGCGCACCGTCAAAATTTCCAGCCAGGAAGAAGTTGAGAAAGAGCGCCTGTTCACGGGCACGAAGTCCCTGCGCCACCTGATGAACCGCGTGCAGATCACCCAGGCACTTGTCCTGCCCTCCATCGACCTCAGCTCTGCCTTTGTCTATGTGCTGGTGATCGGCGGAGGCGGCTACATGGTGCTGAGCCCCAATTTCGATGTCGATGGGGCCGCCATCATCACCTTCCTCTTGGGCATGGTCATGGTCTTTGATCCCGCCCGCCTTCTGGCGCAGTTCTTTGGCGCGCTGCAATCAAACCTCGTGCTGCTGGACCGTGTGCGCGCCCTCTATGCGGAAACGCCCAGCATCAATGACTCGCCCGAAGCCAAAGCCGAATTTGACACCAAAGGCGACATCACCCTGAGGAACATCACCTTTTCCTACGACCCCGAACAGCCGCTTTTCGACGGGCTGAACATGTCCTTCAAGGGCGGGCATGTCTCTGCCATCGTGGGGGCGACCGGGTCGGGCAAAACCACCATCCTGTCGCTGCTGTCCCGCCTTTATGACGTGCAATCCGGCGAAATCACCTTTGGCGACACACCGGTGCGCGATCTGCAGGTCGCCCGCCTACGTGGCGCGTTTTCGGTGGTCGCGCAAGACATCGTGATCTTCAACGCCTCGATCTGGGACAACATTCGCTATGTGAATCCCGACGCCACGGATGAGGATATCTGGCAGGCCGCCGAGAATGCCGAGATTGCCGATCTTGTCCGTCGCCGCGGCGATACGCCTGTCGGCCCCAAGGGCGCTCAACTGTCAGGCGGTCAAAAGCAACGTATCGCCATCGCCCGCGCCTTCCTGCGTGATGCGCCGATCCTGCTCTTGGATGAGGCCACGTCCGCCCTGGATCAGGCAACTGAGGAACGCATCAAGAAAGCGCTCGACCGCCTGACCAAGGACAAAACCACCATCGTCGTGGCCCATAGGCTAAGTTCCATCGCTCATGCGGACAGCATTTTTGTGCTCGAAAGCGGCCAGCTTGTGGAACAAGGCAAGCACGAGGACTTGCTCGCACAAAAGGGCCTCTACGCACAACTCTATCAAGCCCAGAAAAAGGGCTATGACGAAAAGTAG
- the mobA gene encoding molybdenum cofactor guanylyltransferase MobA: MPKLVGVILAGGLATRMGGGDKCLLPLGEGTLLDQVKDRLRPQVGALALSANGDPARFDGFDLPVVPDSIPEYPGPLAGVLAGLDWAADQGADAVVSVAADTPFFPTNLVETLLAESEGMEHPLVLAATPRGETETKSMSRSGLIRHPTFGLWPVALRDDLRAALEGGLRKVVLWTEKHGGREAVFSGGGDPFFNVNTPEDLRRAQAMLGEQV; the protein is encoded by the coding sequence ATGCCAAAGCTGGTTGGAGTGATTTTGGCAGGCGGGCTGGCCACGCGGATGGGTGGCGGAGACAAATGTCTTTTGCCGCTGGGCGAGGGCACGCTTCTGGATCAGGTGAAGGACCGGCTGCGGCCACAGGTCGGGGCCTTGGCGCTTAGTGCCAATGGGGATCCTGCGCGGTTTGATGGCTTTGACCTCCCGGTTGTGCCGGACTCCATTCCTGAATACCCCGGGCCGTTGGCGGGGGTGCTGGCCGGGCTGGACTGGGCGGCGGATCAGGGGGCAGATGCGGTTGTCAGCGTCGCGGCAGACACGCCGTTTTTTCCCACAAACCTGGTTGAGACACTTCTGGCAGAGTCCGAGGGCATGGAACACCCTTTGGTGCTTGCGGCAACGCCGCGCGGCGAGACAGAGACCAAATCCATGAGCCGCTCGGGTCTCATTCGCCATCCGACCTTTGGACTGTGGCCTGTGGCGTTACGCGATGACCTGCGTGCCGCGCTTGAAGGCGGGTTGCGCAAGGTGGTGCTCTGGACCGAAAAGCATGGTGGCCGTGAGGCGGTGTTTTCCGGCGGCGGCGATCCGTTTTTCAATGTGAACACGCCTGAGGATCTGAGGCGGGCGCAGGCAATGCTGGGGGAGCAGGTATGA